From one Marmota flaviventris isolate mMarFla1 chromosome 1, mMarFla1.hap1, whole genome shotgun sequence genomic stretch:
- the Ccdc201 gene encoding coiled-coil domain-containing protein 201 — protein sequence MEPRMQVSVLSSSEDESPFLVTKKRSWKKSTKHSTPEETALGWRSPRPPRGTSHLLGSPVPSQSSKDLMSQLAGVSPIATFRKRKLSTIRASEGTSGQLGSYLDDPAPGKDPPVSASLAKQEQKREAREAKRWPGTSGLPGIPDITRKKRRDQKGQEAVMQRVRQWESCLLQEIEEAVHHELFIQAE from the exons ATGGAGCCCAGGATGCAG gTTTCTGTATTGAGTTCCTCTGAGGATGAGAGCCCCTTTCTAGTGACAAAGAAGAGGTCCTGGAAGAAGTCCACCAAGCATAGCACCCCTGAGGAGACAGCCTTGGGCTGGAGGAGTCCAAGGCCCCCAAGAGGGACTTCCCACCTCCTAGGGTCCCCAGTGCCTTCTCAGTCCTCCAAGGACCTTATGTCCCAACTGGCAGGGGTCAGCCCTATAGCCACCTTCAGAAAGAGAAAGCTGTCGACCATCAGGGCATCTGAGGGCACCAGTGGGCAGTTAGGGTCCTATTTGGACGACCCGGCTCCTGGGAAAGACCCACCTGTGTCAGCCTCATTAGCCAAACAGGAGCAGAAAAGAGAGGCCAGGGAAGCAAAGAGGTGGCCAGGAACTTCGGGATTGCCTGGGATTCCAGATATAACCAGGAAGAAAAGACGAGACCAGAAAGGACAGGAGGCTGTG ATGCAGCGGGTGAGGCAATGGGAAAGCTGCCTACTTCAGGAAATCGAAGAGGCGGTCCACCATGAACTCTTCATCCAAGCCGAGTGA
- the Igfbp1 gene encoding insulin-like growth factor-binding protein 1, with protein sequence MPEVPAAGLWPFLLLLAVQVSAVASSTQPWHCAPCSAERLALCPPVPSSCPELSRPAGCGCCPMCALPLGAACGVATARCARGLSCRALPGEPRPLHALTRGQGACVPEPATPTAKAKASMVPERVPPESVEMTEEQLLENFHLMASSREDQPILWNAISTYKSMRAREMADIKKWKQPCRRELYKVLERLAKAQQKAGEEIYKFYLPNCNKNGFYHSKQCETSLDGEAGLCWCVYPWSGRRILGSLEIRGDPNCHQYFNVKN encoded by the exons ATGCCTGAGGTCCCAGCTGCCGGCCTCTGGCCGTTCCTGCTCCTGCTGGCTGTCCAGGTCAGCGCGGTTGCCAGCTCGACCCAACCCTGGCACTGTGCGCCCTGCTCCGCAGAGAGGCTCGCGCTCTGCCCACCAGTGCCCTCCTCGTGCCCGGAACTCTCCcggcctgctggctgtggctgcTGCCCTATGTGTGCCCTGCCTTTAGGCGCTGCCTGCGGCGTGGCCACTGCACGCTGTGCCAGGGGACTCAGCTGCCGTGCGCTGCCGGGAGAACCTCGGCCCCTGCACGCTCTTACTCGGGGTCAGGGCGCCTGCGTGCCTGAGCCTGCCACCCCCACCGCGA aagCTAAGGCCTCCATGGTCCCCGAGAGAGTGCCTCCTGAGAGTGTGGAGATGACTGAAGAGCAGCTATTAGAGAATTTCCACCTAATGGCCTCCTCCAGGGAGGATCAGCCCATTCTTTGGAATGCCATCAGTACCTACAAAAGCATGAGGGCCCGTGAGATGGCCGACATAAAAAAATGGAAG caGCCCTGCCGACGAGAACTCTACAAAGTGCTGGAGAGATTAGCTAAGGCACAACAGAAAGCAGGAGaagaaatttacaaattttatctGCCAAACTGCAATAAGAATGGATTTTATCACAGCAAACAG TGTGAGACATCGCTGGATGGAGAGGCAGGACTGTGCTGGTGTGTCTACCCTTGGAGTGGGAGGAGGATCCTGGGATCTCTGGAGATCAGAGGGGACCCCAACTGCCACCAGTATTTTAatgtgaaaaactaa